A section of the Campylobacter lanienae NCTC 13004 genome encodes:
- a CDS encoding AEC family transporter, whose translation MIIYPLFSMFILLFSGYVAKRLRIISPNKAIVFLDFVLWFALPSLIFDKVYHLVVDLNLISMVFVGLISSVIAAFVAVAMGFMLKFSTATLASVALLSMFGNTLFIGIPIIQGLYGQSALSIVILFDQVVTALPISIFGPLILGFGTSKKSSIIQNSLKIIKFPPFIALALAVILKNFNLPEIIFEPLKMLSSSMVPVALFAVGLRLGFNSIKSSYKACSVVIFAKMILAPIVFLSITKIFGIELSKEWVIGLIEVATPPMVLASAMILKANLDSNLAISSVAIGMITIFITMPILYFVAT comes from the coding sequence ATGATAATATACCCTCTATTTTCAATGTTTATACTACTATTTAGCGGATATGTAGCTAAAAGATTAAGAATCATCTCGCCTAATAAGGCTATTGTATTTTTGGATTTTGTTTTGTGGTTTGCTTTGCCATCTTTGATTTTTGATAAAGTCTATCATTTGGTTGTGGATTTAAATTTGATTAGTATGGTATTTGTGGGACTTATCTCATCTGTAATAGCTGCTTTTGTAGCTGTAGCAATGGGATTTATGCTTAAATTTTCAACCGCAACTTTGGCTAGTGTAGCGCTCCTTAGTATGTTTGGCAATACCTTATTTATCGGAATTCCTATTATTCAAGGATTATATGGCCAGAGTGCTTTGAGTATTGTTATTTTATTTGATCAAGTAGTTACGGCTCTGCCTATTAGCATTTTTGGGCCATTGATTTTGGGTTTTGGGACATCTAAGAAAAGCTCAATAATTCAAAATAGCCTTAAAATTATCAAATTTCCGCCATTTATCGCACTGGCTTTGGCTGTGATACTTAAAAATTTTAATCTACCTGAAATTATATTTGAGCCTTTGAAAATGCTATCTAGTAGTATGGTGCCGGTGGCTCTATTTGCTGTCGGACTTAGACTTGGGTTTAATAGTATTAAAAGCTCTTATAAGGCCTGTTCTGTGGTGATCTTTGCTAAGATGATATTAGCGCCAATTGTATTTCTATCAATCACTAAGATATTTGGTATAGAGCTTAGCAAAGAGTGGGTAATAGGATTAATAGAAGTCGCCACTCCGCCGATGGTATTAGCAAGTGCTATGATATTAAAAGCAAATCTAGATTCAAATTTGGCTATCTCAAGTGTGGCTATAGGTATGATAACTATCTTTATTACAATGCCTATTTTATACTTTGTAGCTACTTGA
- the fliP gene encoding flagellar type III secretion system pore protein FliP (The bacterial flagellar biogenesis protein FliP forms a type III secretion system (T3SS)-type pore required for flagellar assembly.), protein MALIFLIFASAFGADTVTVPTMNLSLSAPDTPQQLVTSLNVLIVLTILALAPSLIFIMTSFLRLVIVFSFLRQAMGTQQMPPTSVLISIALILTFFIMEPVAKQSYEQGIKPYLDEQISYQEAFDKGAKPFKEFMIRNTREKDLALFYRIRQLPNPTTIDDVPLTIAAPAFIISELKTAFEIGFLLYLPFLVIDMVVSSVLMAMGMMMLPPVMISLPFKLLIFVLVDGWNLLVGNLVQSFK, encoded by the coding sequence TTGGCTTTGATATTTTTGATTTTTGCTTCTGCTTTTGGTGCTGATACGGTTACTGTGCCTACTATGAATCTTAGCTTAAGCGCACCAGATACACCACAACAACTAGTAACTAGCTTAAATGTTTTAATAGTCTTAACTATATTAGCTTTGGCGCCATCTTTGATATTTATAATGACTAGTTTTTTGCGATTGGTTATTGTATTTTCATTTTTGCGTCAAGCTATGGGTACTCAGCAGATGCCACCTACAAGTGTGCTTATATCTATAGCTTTGATACTTACATTTTTTATTATGGAACCAGTTGCTAAGCAGAGTTATGAGCAAGGCATAAAGCCATATTTAGATGAGCAAATCAGCTATCAAGAGGCCTTTGATAAAGGGGCAAAGCCATTTAAAGAATTTATGATACGAAATACTAGAGAGAAAGATTTGGCCTTATTTTATCGTATTCGCCAGCTTCCTAATCCAACAACTATAGATGATGTCCCTTTGACTATAGCAGCACCAGCATTTATAATTAGTGAGCTTAAAACCGCATTTGAGATAGGATTTTTGTTGTATTTGCCATTTTTAGTTATCGATATGGTAGTAAGCTCTGTATTGATGGCTATGGGTATGATGATGTTGCCGCCTGTTATGATATCTTTGCCATTTAAATTACTGATTTTTGTCTTAGTAGATGGATGGAATTTACTAGTGGGTAATCTAGTTCAAAGCTTCAAGTAG
- the cmoA gene encoding carboxy-S-adenosyl-L-methionine synthase CmoA, which yields MRDEVFKTAINKQFEFDESVASVFDDMVFRSVPFYKQTQELIISFLTKRLDKGARVVDLGCSTATTLLELYKLRSDLELLGIDNSLAMLERAKNRASGYGAKIELINADILEYDYNRVDAVMLNYTLQFIRPIKRYEFVKKIFDSLSSDGIFVFSEKLIYDDKRLALDMINIYEEYKQSQGYSKFEIAQKRQALENILIPYSENENKELCLNSGFKSVETIFKWANFATFVAFK from the coding sequence GTGAGAGATGAGGTGTTTAAAACTGCTATAAATAAGCAATTTGAATTTGATGAGAGTGTGGCTAGTGTATTTGATGATATGGTTTTTAGATCTGTGCCATTTTATAAGCAAACTCAAGAGCTAATAATCTCATTTTTAACCAAAAGATTAGATAAGGGTGCTAGGGTTGTAGATCTTGGTTGCTCTACGGCTACGACACTGCTTGAGCTTTATAAGCTTAGGAGTGATTTGGAGCTTTTGGGTATTGATAATAGCTTAGCTATGCTAGAGCGTGCTAAAAATAGAGCCAGTGGCTATGGAGCCAAAATAGAGCTGATTAATGCTGATATTTTGGAGTATGATTATAATAGGGTAGATGCGGTGATGCTTAATTATACCTTGCAATTTATTAGACCTATTAAAAGATATGAATTTGTAAAGAAAATTTTTGATAGCTTAAGTAGCGATGGTATCTTTGTATTTAGTGAAAAGCTGATATATGATGATAAGAGGTTGGCTTTGGATATGATAAATATCTATGAAGAGTATAAGCAATCGCAAGGATATTCTAAATTTGAGATAGCACAAAAGCGTCAAGCCTTAGAAAATATCTTGATACCTTATAGTGAAAATGAGAATAAAGAGCTATGTTTAAATAGTGGATTTAAGAGTGTAGAAACTATATTTAAATGGGCGAATTTCGCAACTTTTGTGGCATTTAAATAG
- a CDS encoding bifunctional riboflavin kinase/FAD synthetase — translation MLSYSTISKSSIKAIAIGSFDGIHKGHKKLIKQLGKDGALVVVRSDKASLTPGDRRQEYSGVPCFYYDLDDISGLRGDEFIDMLKKDFVNLNKIVVGYDFKFGKDRAWDKHDLKHLFDGEVVVVDEFCFDGLGVHSSAIKRFLRDGDIYRANRLLGREYSVVGRVVDGQGIGKKYLYPTLNLDITPYLVPKDGVYATRTKIDDITYSSITFIGNRLSTDGEFAIENHILDKNIDYRPDFVRVCFVEWIRDNMKFDNLEDLKRQISKDIIIAQNVAKSCDLSIEEVSLHSRNLEGVYSER, via the coding sequence ATATTGAGCTATTCTACCATTTCAAAAAGTAGCATAAAAGCTATAGCTATAGGTAGTTTTGATGGAATTCACAAAGGGCATAAGAAGCTTATAAAGCAACTTGGCAAAGATGGTGCTTTAGTAGTAGTGCGAAGCGATAAGGCATCTTTGACGCCTGGGGATAGACGCCAAGAGTATAGCGGTGTGCCGTGTTTTTACTATGATTTAGATGATATATCTGGGCTTAGGGGTGATGAGTTTATAGATATGCTTAAAAAAGATTTTGTGAATTTAAATAAAATTGTAGTTGGGTATGACTTTAAATTTGGCAAAGATAGAGCATGGGATAAGCACGATTTAAAGCATCTATTTGATGGTGAAGTGGTTGTGGTAGATGAGTTTTGCTTTGATGGGCTTGGGGTGCATAGTTCTGCTATAAAAAGATTTTTGCGTGATGGTGATATATATAGGGCCAATAGGCTTTTAGGGCGTGAGTATAGCGTAGTTGGTAGGGTTGTAGATGGTCAAGGAATTGGCAAAAAATATCTATATCCAACTTTGAATTTAGATATAACCCCATATCTAGTACCTAAAGATGGAGTATATGCTACAAGAACAAAGATAGATGATATCACTTATAGCTCTATAACTTTTATCGGTAATAGACTTAGCACTGATGGAGAGTTTGCGATTGAAAATCATATTTTAGATAAAAATATCGATTATAGACCTGATTTTGTGCGAGTTTGCTTTGTTGAGTGGATTAGGGATAATATGAAATTTGATAATTTAGAAGATCTAAAAAGACAAATTTCAAAAGATATAATAATAGCGCAAAATGTTGCTAAAAGCTGTGATTTGAGCATTGAAGAGGTTAGTTTGCACTCTAGGAATTTAGAAGGGGTTTATAGTGAGAGATGA
- a CDS encoding TlyA family RNA methyltransferase: protein MRADIAVANRLNISRNRAAQLISNGAVLASSKVINKPSQEIESSDIIEIKTQIYVSRAALKLAGFLDEINLDLSGKTALDIGSSTGGFVQILLENGIKEVVALDVGNMQLSPNLRDDSRVIVQENTDIRDFESGDKFDIITADVSFISLLHIISHIDRLALSDIILLFKPQFEVGKDAKRTKNGVVKDEKAINKAMIKFESECLALGWKLIYKSNSQIKGKEGNIELFYHFKK, encoded by the coding sequence ATGAGAGCTGATATAGCTGTGGCAAATAGATTAAATATCAGTAGAAATAGAGCAGCACAGCTAATTAGTAATGGGGCTGTGCTAGCTAGCTCAAAAGTTATAAATAAACCTAGCCAAGAGATTGAATCAAGCGATATTATAGAGATTAAAACTCAAATTTATGTCAGTAGAGCAGCGCTTAAATTGGCTGGATTTTTGGATGAAATTAATCTAGATTTAAGCGGCAAAACCGCTTTGGATATCGGGTCTAGCACGGGTGGATTTGTCCAAATTTTGTTAGAAAATGGGATAAAAGAAGTTGTAGCCTTAGATGTAGGAAATATGCAATTAAGCCCAAATTTAAGAGATGATAGCAGAGTAATAGTCCAAGAAAATACCGATATTAGGGATTTTGAAAGTGGAGATAAATTTGATATTATCACTGCTGATGTGAGCTTTATATCATTATTACATATCATTTCTCATATTGATAGATTGGCATTAAGCGATATAATACTATTATTTAAGCCGCAATTTGAAGTTGGCAAAGATGCCAAACGAACCAAAAATGGCGTAGTAAAAGATGAGAAAGCTATAAATAAAGCGATGATTAAATTTGAAAGTGAATGCCTAGCCTTAGGCTGGAAATTAATATACAAAAGCAACTCACAAATCAAAGGCAAGGAAGGGAATATTGAGCTATTCTACCATTTCAAAAAGTAG
- the ligA gene encoding NAD-dependent DNA ligase LigA encodes MNHKEYLEAVETLNRWAKAYYTDDNPIASDDEYDALYHKVVEFESQNPNLKAIFSPTNRVGGEILEQFEKIAHKARMWSMEDIFSDDELLAWIERGDKRSQRFFVEPKFDGASLNLTYENGVLKSAATRGDGDIGEDVTNNAKVISSIPFKIPYDGLIEIRGEVVIAKSDFEEINAKRQKDGLSLLANPRNAAAGSLRQLDSSITKSRRLKFYPWGVGANELKFSTHSDMMEFVRSLGFLRDDFVRVCNSIDEIKQAFKDLLAIRDEKPIMMDGMVVRVDDLAKCDELGFTVKFPKFMVAYKFPATQKTAKLIGVALQVGRTGVITPVGLLDGVEIDGAFVKNVTLHNFDEIERLGLMRGDFVCVIRSGDVIPKIIEVYKDRRDGTQTKIERPNSCPKCGSELLDEGVFIKCQNLSCEARVVSSIIYFASKKCMNIDGLGDAIIELLYKNSKISNITDIYRLDKSSFDGLEGFKDKKIENILNAINMSKTPPLHRFITSLGIEHIGEVAAKKIATTYMDNWLNLNQDELLSLDGFGEAMALSYLEFMRVNRSKIMELMEFVKPKYEDIKLTQNIFSSKTIVITGTLSRPRDEIKKELESFGAKVSNSISSKSDYLLSGESSGSKYDKALSLGVKIIDEKEYERLKNES; translated from the coding sequence ATGAATCATAAAGAGTATTTAGAAGCAGTTGAGACGCTAAATAGATGGGCGAAGGCTTATTATACTGATGATAATCCCATAGCTAGTGATGATGAGTATGATGCTTTGTATCATAAGGTGGTTGAGTTTGAGAGCCAAAATCCAAATTTAAAAGCTATATTTTCACCTACTAATAGAGTTGGTGGCGAGATTTTAGAGCAGTTTGAGAAGATAGCCCACAAAGCTAGAATGTGGTCGATGGAAGATATTTTTAGTGATGATGAGCTTTTGGCGTGGATAGAGCGTGGGGATAAGCGCTCACAAAGATTTTTTGTAGAGCCTAAATTTGATGGGGCGAGCTTGAATTTAACCTATGAAAATGGAGTTTTAAAAAGCGCAGCCACAAGGGGTGATGGCGATATCGGAGAGGATGTTACTAATAATGCTAAGGTGATTAGCTCTATTCCTTTTAAAATTCCTTATGATGGGTTGATTGAGATTAGGGGTGAGGTTGTTATAGCTAAGAGTGATTTTGAAGAGATTAATGCTAAGCGTCAAAAAGATGGCCTAAGCCTATTAGCCAATCCTAGAAATGCCGCCGCTGGTAGTCTAAGACAGCTAGATTCTAGCATAACCAAATCTAGAAGATTGAAATTTTATCCATGGGGCGTGGGGGCAAATGAGCTTAAATTTAGCACTCATAGCGATATGATGGAGTTTGTAAGATCGCTTGGATTTTTAAGGGATGATTTTGTCAGGGTTTGTAATAGTATAGATGAGATTAAACAAGCCTTTAAAGATCTTTTAGCTATAAGGGATGAAAAGCCTATAATGATGGATGGGATGGTGGTTAGAGTAGATGATCTAGCTAAGTGTGATGAGCTAGGATTTACTGTGAAATTTCCTAAATTTATGGTGGCCTATAAATTCCCCGCTACACAAAAAACGGCTAAATTAATCGGTGTAGCACTGCAAGTAGGTAGAACTGGTGTGATAACTCCTGTTGGTTTGCTAGATGGAGTGGAGATAGATGGAGCATTTGTAAAAAATGTAACCTTGCATAACTTCGATGAGATAGAGCGTCTGGGGCTTATGAGGGGGGATTTTGTCTGTGTGATTAGAAGTGGTGATGTGATACCTAAGATTATAGAGGTGTATAAAGATAGAAGAGATGGCACACAAACCAAGATAGAACGACCAAATTCTTGTCCGAAATGCGGTAGTGAACTTTTGGATGAGGGGGTATTTATAAAGTGTCAAAATTTGAGTTGTGAGGCTAGGGTGGTAAGCTCGATTATATATTTTGCTTCTAAAAAGTGTATGAATATCGATGGTCTTGGTGATGCGATAATAGAGTTATTGTATAAAAATTCAAAAATATCAAATATAACAGATATTTATAGATTAGATAAGAGTAGCTTTGATGGATTAGAGGGATTTAAAGATAAAAAGATTGAGAATATTTTAAATGCTATAAATATGAGCAAAACCCCGCCACTTCATAGATTTATCACATCTTTAGGGATTGAGCATATTGGTGAAGTAGCAGCGAAAAAGATAGCTACAACTTATATGGATAATTGGTTAAATTTAAATCAAGATGAGCTTTTAAGCCTTGATGGATTTGGTGAGGCGATGGCGCTTAGTTATTTGGAGTTTATGCGTGTTAATCGCTCTAAGATTATGGAGCTTATGGAGTTTGTAAAGCCAAAATACGAAGATATTAAACTCACTCAAAATATATTTAGCTCTAAAACCATAGTTATTACAGGCACACTCTCTCGCCCTAGAGATGAGATCAAAAAGGAGCTAGAGAGCTTTGGGGCTAAGGTTAGTAACTCTATATCATCTAAGAGTGATTATCTATTAAGCGGAGAGTCAAGTGGAAGCAAATATGACAAGGCTCTATCTTTAGGCGTTAAAATCATAGATGAAAAAGAGTATGAGAGATTAAAAAATGAGAGCTGA
- the folP gene encoding dihydropteroate synthase, translating to MRAYKLNIDSDFDQICHFISPHKSGAKIMRKKANLNFILIKDIKAVAVNILKQDALSIGAELVSSHNAIFGGVGLENALLIANDKQIQILAKKELAQDFGLDKLAKFLSNSFTKPSKCEIMAVLNFNNDSLNPASRVGIDDAILRIESVIDLGADYIDIGMVSSRPGSEYIGAKAEFQRVKPVVDLIYANRLYERVEFSLDSFDPLCLEYALDHGFSFVNDITADPKLAFLAGRYNAKYCLMHKNGDPKTMQINVKDSDILGLISEFFAQKLEEIKESKAKQIYLDIGIGFGKTARDNMALIKHLEHFLSFGYPLLVGASRKSMIDYYSPSSVDERLAGSLYLHQKAIENGATIIRTHDPKEHIQMLNLHNSYKDLEIV from the coding sequence ATGAGAGCGTATAAATTAAATATAGATAGCGATTTTGACCAAATTTGCCACTTTATATCACCGCATAAAAGTGGGGCGAAAATTATGAGAAAAAAGGCGAATTTAAATTTTATTTTAATCAAAGATATAAAGGCTGTAGCTGTAAATATCTTAAAGCAAGATGCCCTTAGTATCGGTGCTGAATTGGTAAGTTCTCATAATGCAATTTTTGGTGGTGTGGGGTTAGAAAACGCACTTTTAATAGCAAATGATAAGCAAATTCAAATTCTAGCCAAAAAGGAGCTAGCTCAAGATTTTGGACTAGATAAATTGGCTAAATTTCTATCAAATTCATTTACAAAACCATCAAAATGCGAGATTATGGCGGTTTTAAATTTCAATAATGATAGCTTGAATCCAGCAAGTAGAGTTGGCATTGATGATGCGATTTTGCGCATTGAGAGCGTGATTGATTTGGGCGCCGATTATATAGATATCGGTATGGTAAGCTCACGGCCAGGGAGTGAGTATATCGGTGCTAAGGCTGAATTTCAAAGAGTCAAGCCAGTTGTAGATCTAATCTATGCTAATAGGCTTTATGAGAGAGTGGAATTTAGCCTTGATAGCTTTGATCCATTGTGTTTGGAGTATGCCTTAGATCATGGATTTAGCTTTGTTAATGATATAACCGCAGATCCAAAATTGGCCTTTTTAGCTGGTAGATACAATGCCAAGTATTGTCTAATGCATAAAAATGGCGATCCTAAAACTATGCAAATCAATGTCAAAGATAGCGATATTTTAGGGCTTATAAGTGAGTTTTTCGCTCAAAAATTAGAAGAGATTAAGGAGTCTAAGGCTAAGCAAATTTATCTTGATATAGGTATAGGATTTGGCAAAACTGCTCGTGATAATATGGCTTTGATTAAGCATTTGGAGCATTTTTTGTCTTTTGGATATCCGCTTTTAGTAGGTGCTAGTAGAAAATCTATGATAGATTATTACAGCCCAAGTAGCGTAGATGAGCGCTTAGCTGGAAGCTTGTATCTACACCAAAAAGCTATAGAAAATGGCGCTACTATCATTAGAACGCACGATCCAAAAGAGCATATCCAGATGCTAAATTTACATAATTCATATAAGGATTTAGAGATAGTATGA
- a CDS encoding DNA polymerase III subunit delta', translating into MSLDSKIIISDDFESIKSEYVSILKPEYLKIFEYESLLIDGVKEIISQAYIAEKEPKVLLIMANKYGIESQNALLKILEEPPRNIIFVLVAPAKNIFLATIRSRLSIENRVKLTKSEPTGIDFTKLSLNYINEYVSTQTALEKSDKLSKTQLLNLLKSIIIDAVKNGVKFTHEDYIYFNKLYRITDLNSKAQTTLLPLLLLIMQRIK; encoded by the coding sequence TTGAGTTTAGATAGTAAGATTATTATTAGCGATGATTTTGAGAGTATTAAATCTGAGTATGTCTCTATTTTAAAACCTGAATATTTAAAAATTTTTGAATATGAGAGTTTATTGATAGACGGAGTCAAAGAGATAATATCTCAAGCATATATCGCAGAAAAAGAGCCAAAAGTTTTGCTAATTATGGCTAATAAATATGGCATCGAGTCGCAAAATGCTCTACTTAAAATCCTTGAAGAGCCACCAAGAAATATAATCTTTGTCTTAGTCGCACCAGCTAAAAATATATTTTTAGCTACAATTCGCTCTAGATTAAGTATAGAAAATAGGGTTAAATTAACCAAAAGTGAGCCAACGGGGATAGACTTTACTAAGCTAAGCTTAAATTATATCAATGAGTATGTATCTACTCAAACAGCACTTGAAAAGAGCGATAAATTAAGCAAAACTCAACTTCTAAATTTACTTAAATCCATAATAATAGATGCAGTCAAAAATGGGGTTAAATTTACCCATGAAGATTATATATACTTTAATAAATTATATAGAATTACAGATCTAAATTCCAAAGCTCAAACCACGCTTTTACCGCTACTTTTACTAATAATGCAAAGGATAAAATGA
- a CDS encoding HobA family DNA replication regulator — MDLIKWSLDAIRSSSKELSWMEERRLEWVPLLSSRLRYLIDGAPFIVICDEDREWFESYFLRSINRKGSHRPILPFISLKSLYPRLNDINSKEEISLLDDMLSIVFPNGFVYFYIGKSSSKLCAIAKNRTSSYMWLFDEQAENSFYLSSTDENLDFKLLSMFRLFDRTIDAVLFGQVEL, encoded by the coding sequence ATGGATCTTATCAAATGGAGTTTGGACGCTATTAGGAGTTCAAGCAAGGAGCTAAGCTGGATGGAAGAAAGACGCTTAGAGTGGGTGCCTTTGCTCTCTTCTAGGCTTAGATATCTCATTGATGGGGCGCCGTTTATTGTAATATGTGATGAGGATAGAGAGTGGTTTGAGAGCTATTTTTTACGCAGTATTAATCGCAAAGGCTCTCATCGCCCCATATTGCCATTTATCTCGCTTAAATCTTTATATCCAAGATTAAATGATATAAATTCCAAAGAGGAGATAAGCTTGCTTGATGATATGCTTAGTATCGTATTTCCAAATGGATTTGTATATTTTTACATTGGTAAAAGTAGCTCAAAGCTATGCGCAATAGCTAAAAATCGCACCAGTAGCTATATGTGGCTATTTGACGAACAAGCAGAAAATAGCTTCTATCTTAGCTCTACAGATGAGAATTTGGATTTTAAGCTTTTATCTATGTTTAGACTATTTGATCGCACTATTGATGCTGTATTATTTGGTCAGGTTGAGCTTTGA
- a CDS encoding aspartate kinase, with protein MLIVQKYGGTSVGNLERIEEVAKRVIATKDAGNDVVVVVSAMSGVTNQLIEYAEHFAKIQPQSADMDMLLSSGERVTSSLLSIALNSKGYKAVAFSGDMAGIITNDDFTKARIIDIDGKKMKEALKEGKIVVVAGFQGVTKDGDITTLGRGGSDLSAVAVAGALDADLCEIYTDVDGVYTTDPRIEPKARKLDKISYDEMLELASMGAKVLQNRSVELAKKLKVKLVTRSSFNNNEGTLITGEADMNTSGMEQALISGIALDKNQARVTMRGVIDKPGVAASIFKKLADKNINVDMIIQNTSHEDGTTSLGFTVPQNEMEAARNVVDDGSAKSIEIDSEVVKVSVVGVGMKSHSGIASMAFSVLANEGINIQMISTSEIKISMIVAAKYGELAVRALHKAYELEK; from the coding sequence ATGCTAATTGTACAAAAATATGGCGGAACTAGTGTTGGAAATTTAGAAAGAATAGAAGAAGTAGCTAAGAGAGTAATCGCTACAAAAGATGCTGGAAATGATGTAGTAGTAGTAGTTTCAGCTATGAGTGGAGTAACTAATCAGTTAATAGAATATGCTGAGCATTTTGCTAAAATTCAGCCACAAAGCGCTGATATGGATATGTTACTTAGCTCTGGTGAAAGAGTTACAAGCTCACTTCTTTCAATAGCATTAAATTCAAAAGGTTATAAGGCTGTAGCATTTAGCGGTGATATGGCTGGGATTATCACTAATGATGATTTTACTAAAGCTAGGATTATCGATATAGATGGCAAAAAGATGAAAGAGGCGCTAAAAGAGGGCAAAATAGTCGTAGTAGCTGGATTTCAAGGGGTCACAAAAGATGGAGATATAACAACTCTTGGGCGTGGCGGAAGCGATCTTAGCGCTGTGGCTGTGGCTGGAGCATTGGATGCTGATTTGTGTGAAATTTATACCGATGTAGATGGGGTATATACCACAGACCCAAGAATTGAGCCTAAGGCTAGAAAACTTGATAAAATTAGCTATGATGAGATGCTAGAGCTAGCTAGTATGGGGGCGAAGGTATTACAAAATAGAAGTGTAGAATTGGCTAAAAAATTAAAGGTGAAATTGGTCACTAGAAGTAGTTTTAACAATAATGAAGGAACACTAATAACAGGAGAAGCGGATATGAATACATCAGGAATGGAACAAGCACTAATAAGCGGTATAGCGCTAGATAAAAATCAAGCAAGAGTAACTATGAGAGGGGTTATAGATAAGCCAGGAGTTGCTGCTAGTATCTTTAAAAAATTAGCTGATAAAAATATAAATGTAGATATGATTATCCAAAATACAAGCCACGAAGATGGCACTACAAGTCTTGGCTTTACAGTGCCTCAAAATGAGATGGAAGCGGCTAGAAATGTTGTTGATGATGGTAGCGCAAAATCTATTGAGATAGATAGCGAAGTAGTCAAAGTAAGCGTAGTAGGCGTAGGTATGAAAAGTCATAGCGGTATAGCATCTATGGCGTTTTCTGTGTTGGCAAATGAGGGGATTAATATTCAGATGATCTCTACAAGTGAGATTAAAATTTCAATGATAGTAGCGGCAAAATATGGTGAATTAGCTGTTAGAGCACTTCATAAAGCTTATGAGTTAGAGAAGTAA
- a CDS encoding RNA pyrophosphohydrolase: MDKGKRYRPNVAAIILSPSYPLECKVFIAQRHDISGAWQFPQGGIDEGESPKEALFRELEEEIGTNEIEILCEHPKWLEYDFPESIAKKMAPYDGQTQRYFLVRLKPNAKIDLATKHPEFDDYCFMPVNDVLSKVNHFKKGAYAKVLKYFKDEGFI, from the coding sequence ATGGATAAAGGCAAGAGATATCGCCCAAATGTAGCGGCTATTATCTTATCTCCATCTTATCCTTTAGAGTGTAAGGTATTTATCGCCCAAAGGCACGATATTAGCGGTGCTTGGCAGTTTCCACAAGGTGGAATTGATGAGGGTGAATCACCTAAGGAGGCTCTTTTTAGAGAGCTTGAAGAGGAGATAGGAACAAATGAAATAGAAATTTTGTGTGAGCATCCTAAGTGGTTAGAGTATGATTTCCCAGAAAGCATCGCTAAAAAGATGGCTCCGTATGATGGACAGACTCAGAGATATTTTTTGGTTAGATTAAAGCCAAATGCAAAAATAGATCTAGCGACTAAACATCCTGAATTTGATGATTACTGCTTTATGCCTGTAAATGATGTATTAAGCAAGGTTAATCACTTTAAAAAGGGTGCTTATGCTAAGGTGCTTAAATATTTTAAAGATGAAGGGTTTATATAA